AATGTAGTTCCTTAATACAAGCTGTTTTAGACTTGGACGATTCTTATAAGGTAGTTGCCTTAGTAGATGCCGATACAATAGTCCATACCAATTGGCTGCGTGAATTAGTTAGTCCTTTAACTAATCCAAAAGTTGGGGCGACAACAGGTAATCGTTGGTATGTACCGACCGGTAGTTATTGGGGGTCTTTAGTACGGTATGCAGGTAATGTTGCTACAGTCGTGCAGATGTACTTATTCGGCATTCCTTGGGGCGGGAGTTTAGCAGTTAAGAAAGAAGTGCTTCACCAAACAGGACTGCTAGATAAGTGGGGGCAAGCTTTCGGCGAAGATATGATGATGCACAACATCCTTAAAAAACATGGGATGCAGGTCAAATTTGTGCCTTCTCTGATTATGCTAAATCGTGAAGAATGCGATTTACTTAGCTTTATAGACTCTCTCAAACGCCTAATATTCTCTTCTCGACTCTATCATCCCCGCTGGCTAGCTTTAGTGAGTGAAGCGATTTCTAGCATCCTCTTTCCGACGGCAGTCATAGTATTGTTTTTCTTGTCGTTGGGGGATGCACAATGGGAAGCTGCGGCTTTATTATTGAACAGTTACAGCATCTATACCCTAGGATTATTCTTGATCATGCTCATTGTGGAGTATGGAATACAGCAAGTAATTCGTTCTCAAGGTCAACCAGTCACAAAATTGTCACCGACTACGGTAGTGAGAATGTTGCTAGCAATTCCCTTGACACAGTGGGTATATGGGTTAGCAATGCTATCATCTTTTTGGATGTCAACAGTTAAATGGCGCGGTATTGTCTACCGAGTTCAAGGGCCTTGGAACATCCGACTAGTTGAATACCATCCTTATGATTTGTTGGATCAACCTATTGATAGCAAAATTTCTCTTTGACCTGAAGTTTGTAGTTTGAAGACGAGAAAGTACTGTTTATCAGTACTTTCGCTAACTATCAACTCAAGCCTATTAGTTAGAAGGCTGTAAACATCCTCTAAGCCTTCTAGAGTCATATTTAGGAATTATATCAGTCATCAGTCAATAAGATTATATCTACCACTTTTATATACAATACGTTATTTTTTTAAGTAGGGCGTTACAACTTTGTGTCCCTAAAGAAAGAGTTTATAGAAATTTATGAAGGGGAATTTATTAAGGGGAATTGCATCTGAATAGTTTGATGTTTTGATAATCCTTGAATCAAAACGAGAAACACACACTCTGTTATCTACAATTTAGACCATTTGTTAATGCGTAAGTCTTAAAGCAGATTGTATGATTAGCAACCTATGCGTGCGATCTTTTCTAACCGCTAGCAGATGATAGTAGATACAAAAATCAGGATGTTCATGAAAGATTTGCTGCGTAAGTCCTAAATCGCAAACCAGCATTTTCATGAAAGATTTCCTCGAATTATGAAAAAACAACCACTTCGCATTGCAATCATGACCGGTGTCTATGCACCGTTTTTATCAGGGGTTGGAGTTGCAGTACACCAACGAGTTCGCTGGTTATTACAGCAGGGACATGAAGTTTTTCTGATTCACCCAGAAATCAATGATAAATTTCCCATAGAAGTACGCGATCGCAAAGTACCAGGGTTAGCAGAACTGAAGTTGTACCCTAACTTTTCTGCTTATGCATACCCAACTAAACCTCTGATATTTTACAAGTCTCTTCCCGAACCCTTACACTATCGACATTGGAGTGATACAGAATTACTATCAG
Above is a window of Nostoc sp. UHCC 0702 DNA encoding:
- a CDS encoding glycosyltransferase family 2 protein; the encoded protein is MKELTIFLSKSLLGWLAIQACITLIFLLYVRSRPKTILPDEQLPKTAVILCLRGADPFLPNCLQALLNQNYPQYDLKLIIDSQEDPAWQIASQTINELKATNVQINHLRIIRHNCSLKCSSLIQAVLDLDDSYKVVALVDADTIVHTNWLRELVSPLTNPKVGATTGNRWYVPTGSYWGSLVRYAGNVATVVQMYLFGIPWGGSLAVKKEVLHQTGLLDKWGQAFGEDMMMHNILKKHGMQVKFVPSLIMLNREECDLLSFIDSLKRLIFSSRLYHPRWLALVSEAISSILFPTAVIVLFFLSLGDAQWEAAALLLNSYSIYTLGLFLIMLIVEYGIQQVIRSQGQPVTKLSPTTVVRMLLAIPLTQWVYGLAMLSSFWMSTVKWRGIVYRVQGPWNIRLVEYHPYDLLDQPIDSKISL